The sequence below is a genomic window from Thalassomonas haliotis.
AATAACGAACTGCCTTTGCAGGTTCCGCCATGCCTGATAAAGGAAACAAAAAAAACCAAGCCAGTCCGGCAAAATACTTCACAGGCAAACCACCTTCGCAGGAAAACATACGCCTGCAAACCGTTTTTTCATTCGGGTGTACAGGTATTGATCAGGGCAGGGCAAAAGTAAACTATACAAGTAGCGCATTTTTCGCATATCGGCTGGTTAATAGCAATAAAGGTTTTATTACTTTTTGTAACCCGGTGGCGAAGATAAAAACAATTGCTGTAAGTATAGGCAAGAAAAGCCTTTGAACCTGCGTTTTTCCCGGGGCTGGCTGTGGATGGTAATTGCTTGATTTAATGGGAGTATCATCGAACTTGTTTGCCTGTAACTACTGGATAGCGGCTCCCGGGCATATTGATAGCCGGGAACAGCCTGCTCAGGATAAGGGGCAGTAAAGATATTAATCCCTAAACCTTAACCCCTAAACCTTTATCCATATGGATTAATTCATAAATCTAATGCTTTACTATAAACTACATTTCCACGGTTTTTCCTTTTTGCAATAATTGAAACAGGGCCTGATCGGGTTGAGCGTAGCCGCGGCTAGTGCGCAATGCACCGATATTATAGGTACTGCCGTTATGGTTGGCGCTGTCCCATAAGGAGCCGTCATAAGTACCGCCTGAGTCTTTATCTGTCCACTTTTGATAAATATGCGGCGCCTGGGCGACATAACTTTGATGTACGCAGCGGATCAAATCGGTGGAAGGGGCAATATGCTGGTGTGCGGTAGGAGTGGCGACATCACCGAGACAAACATAACCGGCAGGTGCTATCGGTCGCCATACCTGGATAAATTCACTGCCGCCGTTGCCGACATCATCCCAAACCCAGTTGTAACCTAAAGGCCGGACAACGCCCGGTTGATCTGCTTTTACCAGTAACGGGTCAAGGGCCGGGTCGAAGTGATAGCCGCTGATTGCAACTGAGGCCAAAGGTTTATAACCGGGTTTTTCCTCTGCAACCCATACCGAACCATCGGTGTCGGCGCCGGAATTGACATCACTCCAGACTCGTTTCACATTATCGGCCCGGGTGACTTGCAGTTTATTCGTTGGCACTTCAGGCGGCAAAGTATTTAATTGCAGTGCGGTGGGGATCATGGCGGTATATTCAAAAAAATCAGCAGTCATAATATTAGGGCGATAACCGGCCTGTGCCCAACCGGGTACCAGCTCTCCCAGGTAGGGGCGGAGAAAATCCTGGCTCCAGTTTTGAAGGTCCCGTTTTTTGCCAAATCCTATGGCGTCTTTGATAATGGTGCCTGCGGTCGGGGTATAAGTGAAGGCGCTGTAGAACAGTTTGTCGGCTGGCGCGCTTTTTAATCCCGCCAATAGCCGGTCGCGTAATTCACCATAGCTTTCGGTATTTGCCCAGGTGCCGGTAAAGTTTTCTGCGCCGAAATACCCCCGGGATTTACCGTCATCGCTGGAAGAGGTCCAAACCACCAGGACATTGTCATTGCTGCCGTCCCCGCCGTGATCCTGCCAAAGGGTGTTCAAGGTCAGATCCGCGGCTTTGGTGCTGTTGTTTGCTTTGTGCTTGCCCAGGTATAAGTCAAATAAATCCAATAAGGCGGGCATATCGCCGCCATCGGGCGTCTTAGCCACTTCCAGGATAATCGGCTCTTTCGGATGTTCCCGGGCAAACTGGCTGACTTGCGACAAGACCTCGGTAACTTTCATCGCCACCATAGTATGGACGATGACAAATTCCCCCTGATGTTTTTTGATCCTCAGATCAAAATGGCGAATGCCTTTTGCCAACATGGTTTTAATATCGTAAGACTGGGTGCGTCCCCATTTGGCAATGATATGGCCGCCTGCCTGTCCCAGCAGTCCGGTCACATAAGGCGCCCATGCTTCGGCATCCGGCGAAAGGTCTGAAGCTGAGTGCATATTATAAGTGCCCGAGTCATGGGTGCCGGGGATCACTATGTCTCTTAACCGGGTATCTCCCCGGTTTTGATAAACCTGGGCGACCCAGTCCTGGCTGTTATAGGGGCCTAGCTGATCGGCCGAGGCGGTAAAAGCACTGACGGCCGCGGTGATTGCCAGCAGCCGTGCCTTTTGCTTAGCGGGTTTTTTGCTAATGTGTTTGTTGGGAATAAGCCTTTTGTTTATCGCTTTTGTGTTCATATAAGCATTCCTTTGTTTGAGTTTATTGGTTTGCGGCCTGAATCATTATCAGGCCGTTTTTTTGCTGAGTCTGTTGCTAAATTGTCCGTGAGACTTCTCCGGCGCTTATAACCCCTGCTCAAAGGTAAGCAGGTTGACTTTATTAAAGTTTAAAACCTTGTGTCCGCTGTCCTGGCTTTTCCAGACATTGGCGGGTAATCCGCCGGGTAAATCATCACCGACTTTTGTTGAACTGATATAAACCGTGACATCATATTCGCCGCCCGAGCCCGAGTCGCTCCAGTACCAGTGGGCCTGGCCCTCAAGCAACAAGTCGTTCCTGACACAGCGCATATGATCTTTACCCGGTTGTGCCCGGCTGTGGCTTCTGATGGCGATATCCCCCAGGCAGGTATAACCGGCAGGAGGAATGGGCTGCCAAAAGGTGATATCGTAAGCGCCGCCGGTTTTCCAGTCGTTCCAGCGCCATGCGTAACTTACCGGTGGCGCCAGCTTGCCGGAGCCGTCATCAAAAACCACAATCGAGCTGCCGGGGCTGCGCGAATAGGAAGAGGCCCAGGGGCCGTCGGTGGCCAGGCCGGGAATATCACCTAGCCGGTACCAGTTTTCAGGCAGGTTATTGCTGCGCCAGAGGGAAATATTATTGCCTGTGCCGGTTTTATAATCGCTGTAGACAAATTGATTATCAGTCCAGCGTTTTACCTTAAGTAAACGGGACTTGTCCGGTTTTACCGTCGATTTATCCTCGCCGCTTAACCAGAGTTTTTCGTTTGCGCTATAGGCATAATTAAGCCAGTAGTCTTGCCCTTCGAAATGGCGGGCTGCTTCGGCTTGTTTGTTTTGCCCGGCGGTGCGGGGCACATCGAAATGAAAATTCGCGCCGTATTCCGCCCGGCACACAGCCTCGCCATTTTGCCAGCTGCCTTTACCCCGGGTGATTTGCCATTGTGCTTGTTTGTTGCTGCAGGCATAGGCAAAAGATAAGGAACAGTCTTCGTCATAAAAGCGGCTGTTGCTGCTGACGGCACAAGTCGCGTTGCCTGAGCCTGCATCGCTGGGCTGGTTGTCAGGCTGATCCTGTGCCCAGCTCCAAAGCGCCGCTTTCATCCTGTTATCGTCTGCTGTTAACCAGTCAAAGCCAAAGGCGCTGCCGCCGCAGGCAGACAAACCGGCGATCATATCGGTGGGAATATAATGATCTGTGCCGTAATCTTCTTCTGCCTGATCGTAAAAGAGGGCAAAGCGGCCAGCGCTGTGATCGCTACAGCCGAGCAGGGCGCTGCGGTTGTCTTTTACCCGGTCGGCGCTTTTTTCCGGGTTGGTGCCTTTAAAGACCCAGTTGTAGGATTTGCTGTTGCAGGCAGAAGCGCCGTAGAAGATCACTTGCTTTCCCTGTGCCAGCATCTGCGCCGGGGTTAAAGCGACGGGGAAATTTTGACATTGCCGGTGGCTTGCTGCCTCCGGCGGGCGGTAAATAATATCGCCTATCTGGCGTTGCACCGACTCGCTAAACAAGTGGTAGTCGTCGTCATCCATCTGATTTTCAAGCTTGATGATCAGGATCTGATCCGGATTTTCCCGGGTCCAGCTGCTTATTTCCTTTAAGGCGGTATCGAGATAAATATAATCGCCGCCGTTAATAACGCTGCCGCAGGTGACTTTACTGTGACATAAATATACCGCGCCATATTCCACCGCCCGGGTGCGCCACAAGTCCAACTCCAATATCCTGGCACCGGCATTAAGCTGTTCTGTGATGGACAGGTTCTGGTTCTCGGCCAGCTTTAAGTGATAGGCGTTTGAGCTGTATGAGTTATGGGTACCGGCGATAACACCGGCAACAATGGGCTCATGCTGTTGCAACCGGTACTGATGAGTTAAGGCCTGGCTGCTCCATGTCGCCGGGGTACCGGCAAGCACTGGCGCCGATGCACAATAACTGAATAAGGCGGCCAGAGAAAAGCGCAAAGCCAAAGCCTTGCCTGTTGAAGGTTTATTCATAGATTTACTACCTTGTAATAACAGATCCTAAAGTTAAGGATTTCAATGAAAGTGATTAAGGGTTGGGGATATAAAGCACTTGGCAGCTCACTTTTTATCCCGTGGGCAAAGCATATCTCTGCATCAGGCGAAAAATGAATCAACTTTTTGTCGCGGTTTGTATGGGATTGTACGGCTTTGTAATGATTCTCCCGTGTTGCTAACCCAGGGCGCCGTACTTAAGTTTTTATAAGCATTGGCTTTTCAGGCAAGTTTGCCAGCATGCTGCCTCCGGGCAGGATTGGCCATTGTCTTTTCTTGTATTGAACCCGGGATATTTTAATGATATTCATGTGGCAAGTGATGAAAGCCCCCCATTTGCCTGTGCCCGTAGCGGCCGGCAACCTTGTCGCCTAAAACCCGGACAAACAAGCGGTGATTAACTGCTGCCTGTTTTTTAATTTGTGATAAAGAAGTGGATTATGCCCGCCTCTATGGATTGGACGCCATTATTTGTGAAAGAAAGTATTACCATAGTCGAAGACGACGAAAAAATGGCCTTGTTGATGAAAAACTACTTTTGTGGGTTTGATTACCGGGTTGATATTATCAACTCAGGCGAGTATGCCGCCCGAGAAATCATCAATAAACCGCCCGCCATTGTTATTCTTGACCTGATGTTGCCGGGACAAGACGGATTATCCATCTGCCGTACCATACGGGAAAAATATAACGGCAAAATTCTTATTCTAACCGCCACCGGTGACGATATGGACCAGGTGGCCGCACTGGAAATGGGCGCCGACGATTTTGTCAATAAACCCATTAATCCGAGGGTGCTGCTGGCCCGTATTCGAATGTTATTAAGGCGTAGCGGCCCTTTTGGCATAACCGATAACCCGGCTGAGGAAAACAGCGCCGCAGACAGCAAAGTGCTGCAATACGGCGAGCTGCGTCTGAACCGCTCGCAGCAGTCGTGCAAACTGGGGGATGTTGAGGTCGCCCTGACTTCGTCGGAATTTGCCATTCTCTGGCATTTGGCTTGCCACGCGGAGCAAGTGTTGTCGCGCGAGCAGCTGTTGCCTTTATTATCGGGCATGGAATATGACGGCCTTAGCCGGATAATCGACAATAAAATCGCCCAGCTGAGAAAAAAGCTCAAAGACAACGCCAGTCGCCCCAAGGGCATTATCACAGTGCGTAATAAAGGCTACCTGTTTGTCCCCGACTACTGGTAGCGCTATGCCCTTAACCCCTTTAATAACCAAGCCTGAGCGGACAAATTTATGACCCGATTATTTATTTCCCTTTATCTGGGCATTTTAGTGACCATGTTTATCTTTTTACTGGTTGTTGATTTGATCATTACCTCGCTGTTTATCGACATCACCAATACCATCGGCGCAGAGCAATTTAATGCCGAGGTGCAATTGCTGGAGCGACTCGACGCCGGGATCAGTGAAAAGGAGCGCGAGCAACTGATACAAATGATCGCCAAACAAAACCAGCTGATTATCGAAAACGTGACCAAAGCACAAGTGCCGCAGGTGGTGCTGGAGCAGCTGGATAATCATCCGGTGTGGTTTGACGATGACCGGTACAACTATTTTCGCGCCTTTACGCCGGTTAACTATTACCGGCTTAGCGTAGACGAAGAAAACGAGTTGATCATATTAAGTGAAACCATCATGTATACCGTGCTTTTTTCCTTTGTGTTTATTTTTGCCGCCAACAGCTTTCTCTGGTTATACGGCCTGCACAGAAAATTGCGCCATCTGGAGAATGCCGCCGACAAGCTGAGCCAGGGCCAGTTGCATGAACGGGCGCCGATGAAGAAAAGGCTCAGGGTAGGGCGGCTTAATCACAGCTTTAATGAAATGGCGCAGAGAATCGAGCAACTGCTTTTAGGGCATAAGCGCCTGACCCACGCCGTTGCCCATGAGCTGCGCTCGCCGCTGTTTCGCCTGCATCTGCAAATGGACATTATTGAGCATGCCAAACCGCAAGAGCAGCATGAACATTTGCGCAGCGTTGAAGAAGACATTTATCAGCTGGATGAGCTGGTGCAAGAATTCCTTGAATACGGCAAAATGGAGCGGACGGAGCTGCGTTTAAATGCCGAGTCCATTAAGGTATCGGCTTTTGTCAAAGCCCTGTGTGAAAACCTGACCATAGAAACTGACTCGAACATTAAGCTGGAGCTGGACATTAGCGGGGAAACCCGGGTGTCGGCGGATAAAGTAAAGCTGGCGCGCGCCCTGCAAAACCTGCTCAGAAATGCCTTCAAATACGGGGACAAGCAAGTGCAATTAAGGGTATACCGGCAAAAGAAGCAGCTGGTTATCAGCGTAGAAGATGACGGCCCCGGCATAGCCGAGCAATACCGCCAGGACATTTTTCAACCTTATTTTCGCATCAGCGACAAGACACAGCAGCGGGTGTCGGGTTATGGTTTGGGACTGACTATTTGCCAGGAAATAGCCGTGATGCACAGCGGGCAATTAATTGTCGAGGACAGCACACTCGGTGGTGCTGCCTTTAAGTTGATACTGCCAGGCATGGGCAAATAACCAGGGATAAGCTGTCAGGAACCAATGCACATATATGAAAACCCGGGAGTAAGATCTTAGCCGGCATTACTCCCGGGTTTCTTTTTTAGCTCTTTGTGGCTTATCTATCCGCTAATAGCACAATATCTTACTGCCGATTTGCACACCTGATAAACGTAATGAGTTTGCCTGGCCTTGGTTGAAAGCTTACGCCGTATCTAGCCATGTTAGTCACAAGCAGGATATGTGTCTTGCTATGTCTTACTTTGTCTTGTTTTGTCGTTTTCATCATCGCTGCTTTTAAAACCGCAGTCTTTTTATGTGTAATAAAATCATGCTCTTACTTTGATGTTTTAAGTTTGTAATGCATTTTTATACGGCTTTTCACCCGATAGACAAACTATTTTCCTGCCTCTAAAGTAGCTGCCGATTTATTGGTTAAGTAAGCCTCATATCCGAGGATAAGCCGCAGATCTCCCCCATAGCTAAATTAACAAGTTAATTTAAAAGCAAAGTGAAAAAAGTTAAAGGAATAAAATGAAACCTTATCAATTAAGAATACTGTTACCGTTTTTATTGCTGAGCCATCAGACGCTGGCAGCCGATGTTTGTGAAGTTAATAAAAGCACCCTGGAAAGTAATTTAACAAAAGTAGAGACTACGGTAGATACCCTGGCTGAAACCGAGCTGCCGTCTGCCACCAAATTGTCTATGTTGGCAGAGCTGACCCCTAAGCTGACCGCTTTTGTTGATGTCTTGGGTAAGATAGGGACCGTTGCCGGATTAGGCATAGGTGTATATGAAATAGCCGATGGCGCGAAAAGCCACAATTCATCTGAAATTATCGACGGCAGTTTAAATGTTGCCAGTGTAGTGGCACCGGAAATTGTTTCCACTATTGTCGGTGAACTTGCCGGTGAAGCCATAGGTGGTATTGCCGGGGGGGCGGCGGCTTTTCTGGTTATTGAAGGGTTAGAGATTTATAACGGCGTTAAAGTAGAAAAAGTGATCAGCAGCATTAAACACCAAAATGCCAAGTTGAGCGAAGTTTACGGCGCCAATGTCAATGCGTTGGAAAAAGGGTTAACCGAAACCCGGCGGGTTATTGCCGGTGATTCCGAAGAGTTATATAAACTCACCACGGCAAACTTTGGCAAGGTGGCGCTGACATTAACGAAACGTTCGGTTGATAAACTGGCCAATACCTTTTATTTACGGGAAATGGGTAAACAAGCCCTTAAGTTGTCCGCTGAAAACCACGATAAAAATGTTTTAAGTTATAGCGAGCAAGGTAATACCTTAGATAAAGACCTTGTCAAGCAATCGCTTGAGCTAATGAACTACAAGCTTAGACGCTGGTACAGCATTGAAAAAAGTGAAATTGGCGGTGATGGTAATGGCCGTCCTGTTAATACGAACGGTGTTTGGCAGAATTATCATATCAGTAATAATTATTACTGGACATTGAACGAGGCTACTCCAGATCTTACCGATAATGAACTCTTTGTCAGGTTACAAACACCAACTATTTATTCTAAAGGCGTGCAAAGTCACTTTATTCCATTGGTTAAATGGTCAAGAGATACATTAGAGCCGATT
It includes:
- a CDS encoding phosphatidylinositol-specific phospholipase C domain-containing protein translates to MNTKAINKRLIPNKHISKKPAKQKARLLAITAAVSAFTASADQLGPYNSQDWVAQVYQNRGDTRLRDIVIPGTHDSGTYNMHSASDLSPDAEAWAPYVTGLLGQAGGHIIAKWGRTQSYDIKTMLAKGIRHFDLRIKKHQGEFVIVHTMVAMKVTEVLSQVSQFAREHPKEPIILEVAKTPDGGDMPALLDLFDLYLGKHKANNSTKAADLTLNTLWQDHGGDGSNDNVLVVWTSSSDDGKSRGYFGAENFTGTWANTESYGELRDRLLAGLKSAPADKLFYSAFTYTPTAGTIIKDAIGFGKKRDLQNWSQDFLRPYLGELVPGWAQAGYRPNIMTADFFEYTAMIPTALQLNTLPPEVPTNKLQVTRADNVKRVWSDVNSGADTDGSVWVAEEKPGYKPLASVAISGYHFDPALDPLLVKADQPGVVRPLGYNWVWDDVGNGGSEFIQVWRPIAPAGYVCLGDVATPTAHQHIAPSTDLIRCVHQSYVAQAPHIYQKWTDKDSGGTYDGSLWDSANHNGSTYNIGALRTSRGYAQPDQALFQLLQKGKTVEM
- a CDS encoding phosphatidylinositol-specific phospholipase C domain-containing protein is translated as MNKPSTGKALALRFSLAALFSYCASAPVLAGTPATWSSQALTHQYRLQQHEPIVAGVIAGTHNSYSSNAYHLKLAENQNLSITEQLNAGARILELDLWRTRAVEYGAVYLCHSKVTCGSVINGGDYIYLDTALKEISSWTRENPDQILIIKLENQMDDDDYHLFSESVQRQIGDIIYRPPEAASHRQCQNFPVALTPAQMLAQGKQVIFYGASACNSKSYNWVFKGTNPEKSADRVKDNRSALLGCSDHSAGRFALFYDQAEEDYGTDHYIPTDMIAGLSACGGSAFGFDWLTADDNRMKAALWSWAQDQPDNQPSDAGSGNATCAVSSNSRFYDEDCSLSFAYACSNKQAQWQITRGKGSWQNGEAVCRAEYGANFHFDVPRTAGQNKQAEAARHFEGQDYWLNYAYSANEKLWLSGEDKSTVKPDKSRLLKVKRWTDNQFVYSDYKTGTGNNISLWRSNNLPENWYRLGDIPGLATDGPWASSYSRSPGSSIVVFDDGSGKLAPPVSYAWRWNDWKTGGAYDITFWQPIPPAGYTCLGDIAIRSHSRAQPGKDHMRCVRNDLLLEGQAHWYWSDSGSGGEYDVTVYISSTKVGDDLPGGLPANVWKSQDSGHKVLNFNKVNLLTFEQGL
- a CDS encoding response regulator, with protein sequence MPASMDWTPLFVKESITIVEDDEKMALLMKNYFCGFDYRVDIINSGEYAAREIINKPPAIVILDLMLPGQDGLSICRTIREKYNGKILILTATGDDMDQVAALEMGADDFVNKPINPRVLLARIRMLLRRSGPFGITDNPAEENSAADSKVLQYGELRLNRSQQSCKLGDVEVALTSSEFAILWHLACHAEQVLSREQLLPLLSGMEYDGLSRIIDNKIAQLRKKLKDNASRPKGIITVRNKGYLFVPDYW
- a CDS encoding ATP-binding protein → MTRLFISLYLGILVTMFIFLLVVDLIITSLFIDITNTIGAEQFNAEVQLLERLDAGISEKEREQLIQMIAKQNQLIIENVTKAQVPQVVLEQLDNHPVWFDDDRYNYFRAFTPVNYYRLSVDEENELIILSETIMYTVLFSFVFIFAANSFLWLYGLHRKLRHLENAADKLSQGQLHERAPMKKRLRVGRLNHSFNEMAQRIEQLLLGHKRLTHAVAHELRSPLFRLHLQMDIIEHAKPQEQHEHLRSVEEDIYQLDELVQEFLEYGKMERTELRLNAESIKVSAFVKALCENLTIETDSNIKLELDISGETRVSADKVKLARALQNLLRNAFKYGDKQVQLRVYRQKKQLVISVEDDGPGIAEQYRQDIFQPYFRISDKTQQRVSGYGLGLTICQEIAVMHSGQLIVEDSTLGGAAFKLILPGMGK